From the genome of Salmonella enterica subsp. houtenae serovar Houten:
GGCTGGCCATAGATTCAAGCATCGATTCTGCCTGTTTTTCCATGGCATGGGCGTCACGAAGCCAGTCATGATAATGTTCAGTATAATTCATTTTAAATTCCTCAATGCGTGATAACCTGGTCCGATAATAAAATCGGAATCATGCAAGCTGATAATTAAAAATATTATTTCGATTTGCGTTCAGCACTTTTATTAACATTGCTGACTGCTAAATCGGTAAGTTTTAAATCAGTTTGTTTTTCCTCGTCGAGGGTTTCTTTGAGCAGTTTTAATGCCTTACTATAGCCGAGCTGCTCGGCCAGGGTAGCTAACGTGCCGTAACTGGCGATTTCATAATGCTCGACTTTTTGCGCCGCGGCGATAAGAGCTGCATCGCGTACTTCGTTTTTCTCTGTACTTTCGATGACTTCATTGGCTTCTTCAATCAGCCCTTCCATAGCGACGCATTTCATTCTTTTCAGTTTAATGCCAGATTCAGATTCCACGATCTGATCAATACGTTCAATCTGACCCTGGGTTTCTTCAAGATGAGATTGAAAGGCCTGGCTTAATGTTTCATTGGACGTGGCTCTGGCAAGTTTAGAAAGAGCCTTGGTTAATTGTTTTTCTGCACTATAGGTGTCTGAAAGCAGATGGATAAAAAGGTCTTCAACGGTTTTGATATTCATAAATCTAATTCTCCTGGGCAAAATACTGCGAGCCAGAAGACTCGCAGATTACTTGATAAAAGCATGTGATATACTTACATTACAGTAAATCAGGAATTATCGGATTTACGTCCGCCGTGACTATTCTGGCCACCTTTTTTACCGGCTTCAGAAGCTCGTTGCGGATCGTTTTTGAAATTCCCACCGCTATGTTGACCGCCTTT
Proteins encoded in this window:
- a CDS encoding Conidiation-specific protein 10 gives rise to the protein MAEHRGGSGNFAENREKASEAGRKGGQHSGGNFKNDPQRASEAGKKGGQNSHGGRKSDNS
- the yciF gene encoding Protein YciF, coding for MNIKTVEDLFIHLLSDTYSAEKQLTKALSKLARATSNETLSQAFQSHLEETQGQIERIDQIVESESGIKLKRMKCVAMEGLIEEANEVIESTEKNEVRDAALIAAAQKVEHYEIASYGTLATLAEQLGYSKALKLLKETLDEEKQTDLKLTDLAVSNVNKSAERKSK